Genomic segment of Synechococcus sp. A18-25c:
GCCAAGAGCTGATCCGCGGTGATGTGAACACCAAATTCACTGGCCAGCCAAGCCCCGAGGCTTCCGTGCACTCCCATGATCAGCAGAATCAGGGTTCCACATCCCAGATACAGCCAGGTCACCTGCCGGCCAAAATCCTTGCGCCAGACGAAACGCTGATAACCGCGCCAGATGGTCATCGCCACGATGGCCAGCAGCAGGATGACGCCGCCGATGCCGTGCCAAAGCATTGTGCTGATGGCATTCTGGCCGATCAAACTGCGGATTCCCGGCAGCGGGACGGCCAGCAGCATCTCGTAGAAGCCTGCGGCCACAGTGAAAAAGGTGATAACGCTGCAGGCGAGCACGTTGTACC
This window contains:
- a CDS encoding DUF2231 domain-containing protein; the protein is MTSLNLIQLMAIPSPINDIADQLGANDLPYAIPIHPNLVHFTIGLFAIGIAFDFAGAFYPLEKRVFRYLALPVTRSGFHDVGWYNVLACSVITFFTVAAGFYEMLLAVPLPGIRSLIGQNAISTMLWHGIGGVILLLAIVAMTIWRGYQRFVWRKDFGRQVTWLYLGCGTLILLIMGVHGSLGAWLASEFGVHITADQLLAAGADLKEALP